One stretch of Streptomyces sp. 135 DNA includes these proteins:
- a CDS encoding (Fe-S)-binding protein translates to MRVALFLTCVNDTLYPDTGRAVVKLLTRLGVDVDFPAAQTCCGQAHYNTGYRHQAEPLARHFSDVFGSDAYDAIVTPSGSCGAMVRELYPRMGERARAEGRGDALARTLAPVVPKTYELTEFLVDVLGVTDVGAYYPHKVTYHPTCHGLRSLGLGERPARLLRAVEGLELVELPGAEECCGFGGTFAVKNSDVSAAMGADKVRHAESTGAEVLCAADNSCLMHIGGTMARLRTAVRPVHIAEILASTEEEPLS, encoded by the coding sequence ATGCGCGTCGCCCTGTTCCTGACCTGTGTCAACGACACGCTCTATCCGGACACGGGCCGCGCGGTGGTGAAACTGCTGACCAGGCTGGGGGTCGACGTCGACTTCCCGGCGGCGCAGACCTGTTGCGGGCAGGCGCACTACAACACCGGGTACCGGCATCAGGCGGAGCCGCTCGCCCGGCATTTCTCCGATGTCTTCGGTTCGGATGCGTACGACGCGATCGTGACGCCGTCCGGTTCGTGCGGGGCGATGGTGCGCGAGCTGTATCCGCGCATGGGCGAACGGGCACGTGCGGAGGGCCGCGGGGACGCCCTCGCGCGCACGCTCGCGCCGGTGGTGCCCAAGACGTACGAGCTGACCGAGTTCCTGGTGGACGTCCTCGGCGTGACGGACGTCGGGGCGTACTACCCGCACAAGGTCACCTACCACCCGACCTGCCACGGCCTGCGGAGCCTCGGCCTCGGCGAGCGCCCTGCCCGGCTGCTGCGGGCGGTCGAGGGGCTGGAGCTCGTGGAGCTGCCCGGCGCCGAGGAGTGCTGCGGCTTCGGCGGCACGTTCGCCGTGAAGAACTCCGATGTCTCGGCGGCGATGGGCGCCGACAAGGTGCGCCACGCCGAGTCGACGGGGGCCGAGGTGCTGTGCGCGGCGGACAACTCCTGCCTGATGCACATCGGCGGCACGATGGCCCGGCTGCGCACGGCCGTACGGCCCGTCCACATCGCGGAGATCCTGGCGAGCACGGAAGAGGAGCCCCTGTCATGA
- a CDS encoding LutB/LldF family L-lactate oxidation iron-sulfur protein, whose translation MPAFPKAAREAVGNTTLRANLRHATHTIRDKRARAVAELDDWAALREAGKQIKDHTLRHLDHYLVQLEESVTAAGGTVHWAADADEANRIVTRLVRETGESEVVKVKSMATQEIGLNEALEEAGIRAYETDLAELIVQLGEDRPSHILVPAIHRNRGEIRDIFRAEMGGWGRPAPDGLTDSPRELAEAARLHLREKFLRAKVGVSGANFMVAETGTLVVVESEGNGRMCLTLPETLISVVGIEKTVPTWRDLEVFLQTLPRSSTAERMNPYTSTWTGTTDSDGPRAFHLVLLDNGRTDTLADEVGRQALRCIRCSACLNVCPVYERAGGHAYGSVYPGPIGAILSPQLRGTASEIDASLPYASSLCGACYEVCPVAIDIPEVLVHLRERVVQGGEVTRRGVKVTLKPAKGHAAERAAMRAAGLAFARPGVLRAGQRLASRTWRFHPRTLPGPGRAWTAARDLPEVPAESFRDWWRRTGGGKDSGKDGK comes from the coding sequence ATGCCCGCCTTCCCGAAGGCCGCGCGCGAGGCGGTCGGGAACACGACCCTGCGCGCCAACCTCCGGCACGCCACCCACACCATCCGCGACAAGCGCGCCCGCGCGGTCGCCGAGCTCGACGACTGGGCCGCGCTGCGCGAGGCGGGCAAGCAGATCAAGGACCACACGCTGCGTCATCTGGACCACTACCTCGTCCAGTTGGAGGAGTCGGTGACGGCGGCGGGCGGCACCGTCCACTGGGCCGCCGACGCCGACGAGGCCAACCGCATCGTGACCCGGCTCGTCCGGGAGACGGGCGAGTCCGAGGTCGTCAAGGTCAAGTCGATGGCCACGCAGGAGATCGGGCTGAACGAAGCCCTCGAAGAGGCGGGTATCCGCGCGTACGAGACCGACCTCGCCGAGCTCATCGTGCAGCTCGGCGAGGACCGCCCCTCGCACATCCTCGTCCCGGCCATCCACCGCAACCGCGGCGAGATCCGCGACATCTTCCGCGCGGAGATGGGCGGTTGGGGCCGTCCGGCACCGGACGGCCTCACCGACAGCCCCCGCGAACTCGCCGAGGCGGCCCGCCTCCATCTGCGCGAGAAGTTCCTGCGTGCGAAGGTCGGCGTCTCCGGCGCCAACTTCATGGTCGCCGAGACGGGCACCCTCGTCGTCGTCGAGTCCGAGGGCAACGGCCGGATGTGCCTGACGCTGCCGGAGACCCTGATCTCGGTCGTCGGCATCGAGAAGACCGTGCCGACCTGGCGTGACCTCGAGGTCTTCCTCCAGACGCTCCCCCGCTCCTCGACGGCCGAGCGCATGAACCCCTACACCTCGACGTGGACCGGCACGACGGACTCGGACGGTCCCCGCGCCTTCCACCTGGTCCTGCTGGACAACGGCCGCACCGACACCCTCGCCGACGAGGTGGGCCGCCAGGCCCTGCGCTGCATCCGCTGTTCGGCGTGTCTCAACGTCTGCCCGGTGTACGAGCGGGCGGGCGGGCACGCGTACGGCTCGGTCTATCCGGGACCGATCGGCGCCATCCTCAGCCCTCAGCTGCGGGGTACGGCGAGCGAGATCGACGCGTCGCTCCCGTACGCGTCCTCGCTCTGCGGTGCCTGCTACGAGGTGTGCCCCGTGGCCATCGACATCCCCGAGGTCCTCGTGCACCTGCGCGAGCGGGTCGTGCAGGGCGGCGAAGTGACGCGGCGCGGCGTGAAGGTGACGCTGAAGCCCGCGAAGGGGCACGCGGCGGAGCGGGCGGCGATGCGGGCGGCGGGCCTCGCGTTCGCCCGCCCCGGCGTGCTGCGCGCGGGCCAGCGCCTGGCGTCGCGCACCTGGCGGTTCCATCCGCGCACGCTCCCCGGACCGGGCCGCGCGTGGACGGCGGCCCGGGACCTGCCGGAGGTGCCCGCGGAGTCCTTCCGCGACTGGTGGCGGCGGACGGGCGGCGGCAAGGACAGCGGAAAGGACGGCAAGTGA
- a CDS encoding lactate utilization protein C: MSSRDVILNRVRRALGGPGGAPAAYDMDTDRGYRRQHGERTVEQTVDLLAENLTDYRAIVHRTDAGELPHLLMRLLAERWPDTVLVPPGLPAGWMSAVDAPLVHDRAESTAAELDRCGAVVTGCAVAVAETGTIVLDGSPDQGRRRITLIPDHHICVVRVPDQVVSSVPQALERLDPARPLTWISGPSATSDIELDRVEGVHGPRVLQVVLVSGE, translated from the coding sequence GTGAGCAGCAGGGACGTGATCCTGAACCGGGTGCGGCGGGCGCTCGGCGGACCTGGCGGGGCCCCGGCGGCGTACGACATGGACACCGACCGCGGCTACCGCCGTCAGCACGGCGAGCGGACCGTCGAGCAGACGGTGGACCTGCTGGCGGAGAACCTGACGGACTACCGGGCGATCGTGCACCGTACGGACGCCGGGGAGCTGCCGCACCTGCTCATGCGGCTGCTCGCCGAGCGGTGGCCCGACACGGTGCTGGTGCCGCCGGGGCTGCCGGCCGGATGGATGTCGGCCGTCGACGCGCCTCTCGTCCACGACCGCGCGGAGAGCACCGCCGCCGAGCTCGACCGGTGCGGGGCCGTCGTCACCGGCTGCGCCGTCGCCGTCGCCGAGACCGGCACGATCGTGCTCGACGGCTCGCCCGACCAGGGGCGTCGCCGCATCACCCTGATCCCGGACCATCACATCTGCGTGGTCCGGGTCCCGGACCAGGTCGTCTCCTCCGTTCCGCAGGCCCTCGAACGTCTCGATCCGGCGCGTCCGCTGACCTGGATCTCGGGGCCCTCCGCGACCAGCGACATCGAGCTGGACCGGGTCGAGGGGGTCCATGGGCCGCGCGTCCTTCAGGTGGTGCTGGTGAGCGGTGAGTGA
- a CDS encoding betaine/proline/choline family ABC transporter ATP-binding protein: MIRFEQVTKRYPDGTTAVDDLSFEVAEGELVTLVGPSGCGKTTTMMMVNRLIEPTSGRIFVDGEDIAGVDPVRLRRRIGYVIQQVGLFPHRTVLDNTATVPSLIGWKKAKARARAAELLDLVGLDPKTYGSRYPEQLSGGQRQRVGVARALAADPPVLLMDEPFGAVDPVVREQLQDEFLRMQRAVRKTVLLVTHDIEEAVRLGDRIAVYGRGRIEQFDTPGAVLGAPETPYVAEFVGADRGLKRLSVTEIQPDDLEEPPVARLDEPAAQAAARLREEGARWAVVLDAEGDLHGWVGVDEVALAGAGGTVGDLAHRMNSWVPVGAPLKQAFGVMLQHDAGWVAVLDGARFLGVLTPAKLHEALRRSVDADAQGVSRDEVEFDSVADA; encoded by the coding sequence ATGATCCGGTTCGAGCAGGTGACCAAGCGCTACCCGGACGGCACGACGGCCGTGGACGACCTCTCCTTCGAGGTCGCCGAGGGCGAACTGGTCACGCTCGTCGGCCCGTCCGGCTGCGGCAAGACCACGACGATGATGATGGTGAACCGGCTCATCGAACCGACGTCCGGCCGCATCTTCGTCGACGGCGAGGACATCGCCGGCGTGGACCCGGTGCGCCTGCGCCGCCGCATCGGTTACGTGATCCAGCAGGTCGGCCTCTTCCCGCACCGCACGGTCCTCGACAACACGGCGACCGTCCCCTCGCTCATCGGCTGGAAGAAGGCGAAGGCCCGGGCCCGGGCGGCGGAGCTGCTCGATCTGGTGGGCCTGGACCCGAAGACGTACGGCTCCCGCTACCCCGAGCAGTTGTCGGGCGGTCAGCGCCAGCGGGTCGGCGTGGCGCGGGCGCTGGCGGCCGATCCGCCCGTCCTCCTGATGGACGAGCCGTTCGGCGCGGTCGACCCGGTGGTGCGCGAGCAGTTGCAGGACGAGTTCCTGCGGATGCAGCGGGCCGTGCGCAAGACGGTCCTGCTCGTCACGCACGACATCGAGGAGGCGGTCCGTCTCGGTGACCGCATCGCGGTGTACGGCCGGGGCCGCATCGAACAGTTCGACACTCCGGGCGCGGTGCTGGGGGCGCCCGAGACGCCGTACGTCGCCGAGTTCGTGGGAGCTGACCGAGGTCTGAAGCGGCTGTCGGTCACCGAGATCCAGCCGGACGACCTGGAGGAGCCGCCGGTCGCGCGGCTCGACGAGCCGGCCGCGCAGGCGGCGGCCCGGCTGCGCGAGGAGGGGGCGCGGTGGGCCGTGGTCCTGGACGCGGAAGGTGATCTGCACGGCTGGGTGGGCGTCGACGAGGTGGCACTGGCCGGTGCCGGGGGCACGGTCGGCGACCTGGCGCACCGCATGAATTCGTGGGTGCCGGTCGGGGCGCCGCTCAAGCAGGCGTTCGGTGTGATGTTGCAGCATGACGCGGGCTGGGTCGCGGTGCTCGACGGAGCGCGTTTCCTCGGTGTCCTGACCCCGGCGAAGCTGCATGAGGCGCTGCGCCGTTCGGTGGACGCGGATGCGCAGGGGGTCTCCCGCGACGAGGTGGAGTTCGACTCGGTCGCCGACGCGTGA